The Candidatus Thorarchaeota archaeon genome includes a window with the following:
- a CDS encoding DEAD/DEAH box helicase: MNTFDSLSGELTRLLQNQGIREPTPIQREGIPTILHGKNALLLSPTGSGKTEAALVPLLNILYTKSLEQDLFGFYVLYVTPLRALNRDVFHRIQALCEGLGITVDVRHGDTTQYQRRKQAIKPPNLLITTPETLQAILPGKRLRYHLRTVFAVVIDEVHELADTKRGVQLSLGLERLDSLTESDVQRIGLSATVGNPEEVADLLQTRDGKAEIIWAGYSARKMNLKVEMPTPTSEDRKLGRRIYYPPHSMARLRRIIDLIDSHNSTLVFTNTRSFTEVLGSKMRMLEPGFEFDVHHGSLAKVARVEAEQKLKDGISKGIIATSSLELGIDIGDADLVVQYSSPRQVSRGLQRIGRSGHTLKGMAKGIIIATVNIDDVLEAGVILRRARLNRVEEAQVPTHAWDVLCHQICGILLDREEISVEKLLRIIRRSYAFEGIDKRQLVELLQFMEARRYIRLRGDTVSRGWKVLTFYYTHLSTIPDVQQSVVIDAATRAPVGVLDEDYVSSLEPGHVFVIRGKPWEIIAVEDEEIICAPAGGRQSEAPRWIGENIPVPYNVASEVSQVMNDIIRRGEKKSSNWLKSSYGLEKNAVKCIVEKIQQAEDELGALPKPKQLIVETFLGGLVLHAPFGTKTNDTLSIILSALVGTRVGGDIAAESDPYRVLLTSDEILDGQLINDSFQEYTPEQVSTILRMALKKTRTLESRFIHVARRMGVIQRDAQITTLPVNRLMESFENSPVFAAAVAEVLEDKLDEEKVASIFQQVQQGEIEILCVDREQPSCLANLIVETRTRFEVIGEVTEEREILNVMQGRLESQRVKLVCTNCTWHTVRTISTLESVIECPACNSKMIATERPRSTTLEKTLEKAHRDQDLTDKDKKILEKANLTSSLVANYGKKALLTLAGRGIGPTTAARILGPNIKDRISLLREIAKAERQYARTRKFWD, from the coding sequence ATGAACACCTTCGACTCTCTATCAGGAGAGCTCACTCGGCTGCTACAGAACCAGGGAATAAGGGAACCAACACCAATTCAACGTGAGGGTATACCGACTATTCTCCATGGAAAGAACGCGCTCTTATTATCACCAACAGGTAGCGGAAAGACAGAAGCCGCACTCGTACCTTTGTTGAATATTCTCTACACAAAAAGCTTGGAGCAGGATTTGTTCGGTTTCTATGTTCTATACGTTACCCCTCTTCGAGCATTAAATAGGGATGTATTCCACCGAATTCAAGCTCTCTGCGAGGGTCTCGGAATTACTGTCGATGTGAGGCATGGTGATACCACGCAATACCAAAGAAGAAAACAAGCAATCAAACCACCTAATCTGCTAATAACGACTCCAGAGACACTACAGGCAATCCTTCCTGGAAAACGGCTTAGGTATCATTTAAGAACAGTTTTCGCGGTCGTCATTGATGAAGTTCATGAGCTCGCAGATACAAAACGAGGAGTTCAACTGAGCTTGGGGCTTGAAAGGTTAGATTCTCTCACTGAATCAGACGTACAGCGCATCGGGTTATCAGCCACAGTAGGAAACCCTGAAGAGGTCGCTGATTTGCTCCAGACCCGTGATGGAAAAGCGGAGATAATCTGGGCGGGGTATAGCGCCAGAAAAATGAATTTGAAGGTTGAAATGCCGACCCCCACATCTGAGGATCGTAAACTTGGAAGAAGAATATATTACCCACCCCATTCGATGGCACGTCTTCGGCGAATAATAGACCTCATCGATAGCCATAATTCGACACTCGTTTTCACCAATACGAGGTCATTCACAGAAGTTCTAGGTTCCAAAATGAGGATGCTTGAACCGGGTTTTGAATTTGATGTCCATCACGGATCTCTAGCAAAGGTGGCAAGAGTAGAAGCAGAACAGAAACTGAAGGATGGAATCTCTAAGGGTATCATAGCAACATCTAGTTTGGAGCTTGGAATTGATATAGGAGATGCGGATCTAGTGGTACAATACTCTAGCCCGCGGCAGGTATCCAGAGGTTTGCAGAGGATAGGGAGATCAGGACACACCCTGAAGGGTATGGCAAAGGGAATAATCATTGCTACTGTGAATATCGATGATGTATTGGAAGCAGGAGTGATACTCAGACGCGCTAGACTCAACAGAGTAGAAGAAGCACAGGTTCCAACCCACGCTTGGGATGTATTGTGCCACCAGATATGTGGGATATTGCTTGACAGAGAAGAGATTTCCGTAGAGAAGCTATTGAGAATCATCAGGCGTTCCTATGCATTTGAGGGCATAGATAAGAGGCAACTAGTAGAATTACTCCAGTTCATGGAAGCAAGAAGGTACATTCGCCTTCGTGGCGATACCGTATCTCGTGGCTGGAAAGTACTTACTTTCTACTATACGCATCTCTCGACAATACCAGATGTTCAACAGTCTGTAGTTATCGATGCTGCAACAAGAGCGCCTGTGGGAGTATTGGATGAGGACTATGTCAGCAGCCTTGAGCCGGGTCATGTTTTTGTGATTCGTGGTAAGCCATGGGAAATAATTGCCGTCGAAGATGAGGAAATCATCTGTGCACCAGCGGGAGGACGCCAATCAGAAGCTCCACGCTGGATTGGCGAAAACATTCCCGTACCATATAACGTAGCATCCGAAGTATCCCAAGTGATGAATGACATAATTCGGAGGGGCGAGAAGAAATCCAGCAACTGGCTTAAATCTTCGTATGGTCTCGAGAAAAATGCAGTGAAATGCATCGTAGAGAAAATACAGCAAGCAGAAGATGAGCTTGGTGCACTCCCCAAGCCTAAGCAACTCATTGTCGAAACGTTTCTAGGGGGGCTTGTTCTTCACGCTCCATTCGGTACCAAAACGAATGACACTCTTTCGATAATTCTCTCTGCACTGGTCGGGACAAGAGTGGGGGGTGATATAGCGGCCGAGAGTGATCCGTACAGGGTGCTGCTAACCTCTGACGAAATTCTCGATGGTCAGTTAATCAACGATTCATTCCAAGAATACACACCAGAGCAAGTGTCAACTATTTTGAGAATGGCACTTAAGAAGACACGAACACTTGAATCTAGATTCATTCATGTTGCTAGAAGAATGGGGGTCATTCAGCGCGATGCTCAAATTACCACACTCCCAGTAAATCGCCTCATGGAGAGCTTCGAAAATTCACCAGTATTCGCTGCTGCGGTAGCAGAAGTTCTAGAAGATAAACTAGACGAAGAAAAAGTTGCCAGCATCTTCCAGCAGGTTCAGCAGGGGGAGATTGAGATTCTATGTGTGGATAGAGAACAGCCGTCTTGCCTTGCTAATCTTATTGTCGAGACTCGTACTCGGTTTGAGGTTATTGGCGAGGTTACAGAAGAGCGAGAGATCTTGAACGTGATGCAGGGACGTCTAGAATCCCAAAGGGTGAAGCTGGTCTGTACTAATTGTACGTGGCATACAGTAAGAACTATCTCCACACTAGAATCAGTCATAGAATGCCCTGCTTGTAATTCAAAGATGATTGCAACTGAAAGACCGAGATCTACTACACTAGAAAAGACCTTGGAAAAGGCACACCGTGACCAAGACCTGACAGACAAGGACAAGAAGATTCTAGAAAAAGCGAATCTCACATCCAGTCTCGTTGCCAACTATGGAAAGAAAGCTCTACTCACGCTCGCAGGCAGGGGAATTGGTCCAACTACTGCAGCCAGGATATTAGGACCCAACATAAAAGACAGAATATCCTTACTAAGAGAGATAGCCAAAGCTGAAAGGCAATACGCAAGAACTCGTAAATTTTGGGATTGA
- the engB gene encoding GTP-binding protein EngB: MKPLVVFAGRSNVGKSSVIRHLTGRDVTVGKKPGSTRKEIKIDMGSVLMVDIPGFGFMAGRSKKRIEQTKTSIIRKLEKWGEDIVLALLIIDISLFRELYERWSSRGEIPIDVEFYTFLSEIASNVIVVANKMDKLKKRERGFELDYLRRRLLEYMPSQEPIIVPISAKEDKNIGRLRHTVEQIIVQSGVRSPDWP; the protein is encoded by the coding sequence ATGAAACCGCTCGTTGTATTTGCAGGTAGAAGCAACGTTGGAAAAAGCAGTGTCATAAGACATCTGACAGGTAGAGATGTAACAGTTGGAAAAAAGCCAGGCAGCACGAGAAAGGAAATCAAAATAGATATGGGTTCTGTGTTGATGGTAGATATCCCAGGGTTTGGCTTCATGGCAGGGAGGAGCAAGAAGAGAATCGAACAAACAAAAACGTCAATTATTAGGAAACTGGAAAAATGGGGTGAAGACATCGTTCTCGCCTTATTAATCATTGACATATCGTTGTTTAGAGAATTATATGAACGGTGGAGTTCCAGGGGGGAAATACCCATTGATGTTGAATTCTACACCTTCCTATCCGAGATAGCATCTAACGTAATTGTCGTCGCAAACAAAATGGACAAACTCAAGAAGAGGGAGAGAGGATTCGAACTGGATTATCTGAGAAGAAGATTACTTGAATATATGCCGAGTCAGGAACCAATTATCGTGCCTATTTCAGCCAAGGAAGACAAGAACATAGGACGGTTACGGCATACTGTTGAGCAAATCATTGTACAATCCGGAGTAAGGAGTCCGGATTGGCCGTAA
- a CDS encoding metallophosphoesterase yields MIMKNTIDGKTVVLTGDKNCYLVIADLHLGWHIKLSESTGAEFPPQDEVMLREIHTLIEKYDVTELYLIGDVKHSFGADVSFNWQRIPKFMEALTEKTEVAVIVGNHDGDLEALLPRDVALHGSKGKLIEEGDSSVGLIHGHAWPSPEVLSADLIIEGHNHPALSNLKAVSSSALRRTIRRRSKSIPVTLSSKLNRTCVQKNLDLSIDENLDQRVLVTLPSFNKLVSGIPVDSPESTFRGPIFGNGCANLVKSKVFSTQGTYLGTVRFLRNRLVEMIK; encoded by the coding sequence TTGATAATGAAAAATACAATTGATGGAAAGACAGTGGTTCTAACGGGGGATAAGAATTGCTATCTCGTAATCGCAGACCTTCACCTTGGTTGGCACATTAAATTGTCCGAGTCGACAGGAGCAGAGTTCCCGCCCCAAGATGAGGTAATGCTAAGAGAGATACACACTTTGATAGAAAAATACGACGTAACGGAACTCTATCTCATTGGTGATGTCAAGCATTCTTTCGGTGCGGACGTATCTTTCAATTGGCAGAGAATACCGAAGTTCATGGAGGCCTTGACTGAGAAGACTGAAGTCGCTGTTATAGTAGGCAATCACGATGGAGATTTAGAAGCTCTCTTGCCTAGAGATGTTGCATTACATGGAAGCAAGGGGAAGTTGATAGAGGAGGGTGATTCATCAGTAGGATTGATCCACGGTCACGCATGGCCGTCGCCAGAGGTGCTTAGTGCCGATTTGATAATTGAGGGGCACAATCACCCAGCATTGAGTAATCTGAAAGCTGTTTCTTCAAGTGCTCTACGTAGAACGATTAGAAGACGGTCGAAATCAATACCTGTTACTCTTAGTTCAAAATTGAATAGAACGTGTGTTCAGAAGAATCTTGATTTATCTATTGACGAGAATCTGGATCAGCGGGTTCTTGTCACTCTACCAAGTTTCAACAAGCTTGTGTCAGGCATTCCAGTTGATAGCCCAGAATCCACGTTCAGAGGGCCAATCTTCGGCAACGGATGTGCCAATTTGGTAAAATCTAAAGTCTTCAGCACGCAGGGTACCTACTTGGGGACTGTGCGCTTCTTGCGAAACCGTTTGGTCGAAATGATTAAATGA
- a CDS encoding DUF362 domain-containing protein, which produces MNNVVIQDVENDFRRAVEAIFQKIGKKQPVMKRRGHVYIKPNGVDFKPYSYTSPELLRAVITFFYEKGADQVYVMENSTQGNMTRLVFECTGYKEVIDDVGARAVYLDEEPHTTVLLPTLGKEVKIPKLIARRFTSEERNSLYVSLPKLKTHPMTTVTLGIKNQMAFLSHTDRSRNHDESLHQVLADLYSFVKPDYTIIDGTHAVFHGHYPLQKFLDECIDRLDILIGGTNALHVDTVGAKVLGYDFEEVKHLSLTAETQDMSSILGNVKGDLSRFAKRYPYRTLDVFPDDIRVLKGATKLCPEGCELNVRMLVQLLYYDYGGKGGFTIVMGGDHDKEVLDTIDGPVLIVGDCAIEETKEYIESTTGKSNILLSPACNSLARSMSALCRLMGISPLDLVPSKWSALKALILGKIHRSKAEIPSII; this is translated from the coding sequence GTGAACAATGTAGTCATCCAAGATGTGGAAAACGATTTTCGTCGAGCAGTTGAAGCTATATTCCAGAAAATCGGGAAAAAGCAGCCGGTAATGAAAAGGAGGGGACATGTCTATATCAAACCAAACGGTGTAGACTTCAAACCATATTCTTATACGAGCCCCGAACTGCTCCGAGCGGTAATCACTTTCTTCTATGAGAAGGGGGCAGACCAAGTATACGTGATGGAGAATTCCACACAAGGCAACATGACTAGACTTGTTTTCGAATGCACGGGGTACAAGGAAGTAATTGATGATGTGGGTGCAAGAGCGGTCTATCTAGATGAGGAACCGCATACAACGGTTCTTCTCCCAACGTTGGGAAAAGAAGTGAAAATACCGAAATTGATTGCAAGGAGGTTTACTTCTGAAGAAAGGAATTCACTGTACGTATCGCTACCAAAGCTGAAAACACACCCAATGACGACGGTAACTCTTGGAATCAAAAACCAGATGGCATTCTTAAGCCATACTGATAGATCTCGGAATCACGATGAGAGCTTGCACCAGGTCCTAGCAGATCTTTATTCCTTCGTCAAACCAGACTACACAATCATCGATGGAACACATGCTGTATTTCACGGACACTACCCCCTCCAAAAATTCCTAGACGAATGCATCGACCGATTAGATATCCTCATAGGAGGAACGAATGCGCTCCATGTAGATACAGTTGGAGCGAAAGTTTTGGGATATGATTTTGAAGAAGTAAAACACCTTTCGCTCACTGCAGAAACCCAAGATATGAGCTCGATTCTTGGTAACGTGAAGGGTGATTTATCACGTTTCGCGAAAAGGTATCCATATCGAACTTTAGATGTGTTTCCTGATGATATCCGAGTTCTCAAAGGTGCAACGAAATTATGCCCAGAAGGATGTGAACTCAATGTACGCATGCTCGTCCAGTTGCTATACTACGATTATGGTGGAAAAGGGGGCTTTACAATTGTCATGGGAGGGGATCATGATAAGGAAGTGCTTGACACAATTGATGGGCCCGTATTGATTGTAGGAGACTGCGCAATAGAGGAGACCAAAGAATACATTGAATCAACTACTGGAAAATCGAATATATTACTAAGTCCCGCATGCAATTCATTGGCTCGAAGTATGTCTGCTCTCTGCAGACTAATGGGTATCAGTCCACTCGATTTAGTTCCATCAAAATGGAGTGCATTGAAAGCGCTAATACTTGGCAAAATTCATAGGTCTAAGGCTGAAATCCCTTCTATCATATGA
- the mvk gene encoding mevalonate kinase, whose translation MKMGTGSGKGKSILFGEHFVVYGLPALAAGIESETVAKVRRKESPGWTLDDNRPAVPGYKKKKLDQQKDSINNVIEFCGVDFSDEGVHIEFGGDLVCASGVGASAASCVSLARALNDEFELGMNDEQINEAAYEGEKAYHGTPSGIDNTASTFGGLVWYERDLDGGPPTFEKIKLDEAVNLVIASTGLTASTVEVVGDVRSKKEENPSWFDEIAEEYEQLVHDAREALVNLETKRVGELMNKNHELLKDLTVSCKELDDLTALARESGALGAKLTGTGRGGNMIALAKDEEAAEEIASSLEEGDAAGVWMTAFGL comes from the coding sequence GTGAAAATGGGAACAGGCTCTGGAAAAGGCAAGTCAATACTATTTGGAGAACATTTTGTTGTGTATGGTCTCCCAGCGTTAGCAGCCGGTATCGAGTCCGAAACAGTTGCGAAAGTCAGAAGAAAAGAATCTCCTGGCTGGACCCTTGATGATAATCGGCCAGCCGTACCGGGATACAAGAAGAAGAAACTGGATCAGCAGAAGGATTCGATTAATAACGTGATTGAATTCTGTGGTGTGGACTTTTCTGATGAAGGGGTCCATATCGAATTTGGTGGGGATTTGGTTTGTGCCTCGGGTGTCGGTGCAAGTGCTGCAAGTTGTGTGTCTCTAGCGCGAGCACTGAACGATGAGTTTGAACTTGGAATGAATGATGAACAAATCAACGAGGCAGCCTATGAAGGTGAAAAAGCATACCATGGTACCCCCTCGGGAATAGACAACACAGCTTCAACCTTCGGCGGTTTGGTTTGGTATGAAAGAGATTTGGATGGCGGACCCCCGACATTCGAGAAGATAAAATTAGATGAAGCAGTGAACCTCGTCATTGCATCAACCGGTTTGACAGCCAGTACTGTAGAAGTTGTAGGAGATGTCCGCTCAAAGAAAGAAGAGAATCCTTCTTGGTTCGATGAGATAGCAGAAGAATATGAACAGCTGGTTCATGATGCACGGGAAGCGCTTGTCAACCTTGAAACCAAGAGGGTGGGTGAGCTTATGAACAAGAATCACGAGCTCTTGAAGGATTTGACCGTATCTTGCAAAGAACTTGATGATTTGACCGCACTTGCTAGAGAATCAGGTGCTTTGGGCGCAAAGCTCACGGGAACAGGAAGGGGAGGGAATATGATAGCCTTGGCAAAAGATGAAGAAGCAGCCGAGGAGATCGCATCTTCACTTGAAGAAGGCGATGCGGCTGGGGTGTGGATGACCGCATTTGGACTCTAG
- a CDS encoding UbiD family decarboxylase, translating to MTLDDHIEELRTEDRIAVVAEPASKRLEIAGILKALEPRPALFENVSDSSFQVAGNLFCTKNQIADYFGIGVEKLIPTLTKAIEEKSPPEEIDNAPCQEVVRDTVDLDELPILKHNEVDGGPYISSGVVVAADPEYGQNLDFHRAMQTSKDKMVTRVVRGRDFHTFLERNSEVDVAYCIGNTPEILVAAATSVETGVNELEIANALRPIRVTKAETVDLMIPADCQFVLEGTVILDEKADEGPFIDLTETVDVVRQEPVFKVKKITHRKNGIWQALLPGRAEHKVLMGMPREPTVYREIKKRGVDVRDVNLTPGGSSWLHIAVSINKQNEDDGIKAIQGAFAGHSSGKHVWVYDKDIDIYNEQEREWAFALRFQGDTDMLIKDPEPGSSLDPSAEPGTKITTKIGFDCTKPLETKGKSFKKAKFPDVDLDKFLRN from the coding sequence ATGACACTTGATGACCATATTGAAGAACTAAGGACAGAGGACAGAATTGCAGTTGTAGCTGAACCTGCATCGAAGAGACTGGAGATTGCGGGGATACTCAAAGCTCTTGAGCCTAGACCTGCATTGTTTGAGAATGTATCAGATTCATCATTTCAAGTAGCAGGCAACCTATTCTGTACCAAGAATCAGATAGCAGACTACTTCGGTATTGGTGTGGAAAAACTCATTCCAACATTGACGAAAGCAATTGAGGAGAAATCACCACCTGAAGAGATAGATAATGCTCCATGTCAGGAAGTCGTTCGTGATACAGTTGATTTGGATGAATTGCCGATACTCAAGCATAACGAGGTGGATGGAGGCCCATACATATCATCTGGAGTTGTTGTTGCGGCAGATCCAGAATACGGACAGAATCTCGATTTCCATAGAGCAATGCAAACTAGTAAGGACAAGATGGTCACCCGAGTTGTCAGGGGTAGGGACTTTCATACGTTCCTAGAAAGAAATAGCGAAGTGGATGTTGCATACTGTATCGGAAATACACCAGAGATTCTTGTTGCTGCTGCCACCTCGGTAGAAACTGGTGTCAATGAGCTGGAAATTGCCAATGCACTTAGACCAATTAGAGTTACAAAAGCTGAGACTGTAGATTTGATGATTCCAGCTGACTGCCAGTTCGTCTTAGAAGGAACGGTTATACTCGACGAAAAAGCAGACGAAGGTCCGTTCATAGATTTGACCGAGACTGTTGATGTTGTACGGCAAGAGCCAGTCTTCAAAGTGAAGAAAATTACTCACAGGAAGAATGGAATCTGGCAAGCTTTACTGCCTGGAAGAGCTGAACACAAAGTGTTGATGGGGATGCCTCGCGAACCAACAGTATACCGAGAAATAAAGAAGCGGGGAGTAGATGTTCGTGATGTAAACCTGACGCCAGGAGGCTCAAGTTGGTTACACATCGCAGTTAGTATAAACAAACAAAACGAAGATGATGGGATTAAGGCTATTCAAGGCGCTTTTGCTGGACATAGCAGTGGTAAGCATGTCTGGGTATATGACAAAGACATTGATATCTACAATGAGCAGGAACGTGAATGGGCATTTGCCTTAAGATTCCAAGGAGACACGGACATGCTAATCAAAGATCCAGAACCAGGCAGCTCATTGGATCCTAGTGCAGAACCAGGTACTAAGATTACAACAAAGATTGGCTTTGATTGTACAAAGCCAT